A genomic stretch from Hemicordylus capensis ecotype Gifberg chromosome 1, rHemCap1.1.pri, whole genome shotgun sequence includes:
- the LOC128342670 gene encoding 40S ribosomal protein S29 gives MGHQQLYWSHPRKFGQGSRSCRVCSNRHGLIRKYGLNMCRQCFRQYAKDIGFIKLD, from the exons ATGGGCCACCAGCAGCTCTACTGGAGCCACCCCAGGAAGTTCGGGCAGGGATCGCGCTCCTg CCGCGTCTGCTCCAACCGCCACGGCCTCATCCGCAAGTACGGGCTCAACATGTGCCGGCAGTGCTTCCGCCAGTACGCCAAGGACATCGGCTTCATCAAG CTGGATTGA